Genomic window (Paenibacillus sp. PK3_47):
TGCGGAGACAGCCGGCGTGGACAGGGCTGGCTGGCTGAACCTGGAGCCGGGAAGCATCACGCTTGCTGTTCCGCAGGGGAACGGGCAATAGCTGAAACAGAGGTAAAAGTACCTTTGATTTCGGCGCTCGCGGGCAAATGGCCCGATTCAGAGGTAAAAATACCTTTGATTTCGGCGCTCGCGGACAATTAGCCCGATTCAGAGGTAAAAGTACCTTTGATTTCGGCTATCGCGGACAATTAGCCCGATTCAGAGGTAAAAGTACCTTTGATTTCGGCTCTCGCGGACAATTAGCCCGATTCAGAGGTAAAAATACCTTTGATTTCGGCGCTCGCGGACAATTAGCCCGATTCAGAGGTAAAAGCACCTTTGATTTCGGCCTCTCGGACAATTAGCCCGATTCAGAGGTAAAAGTACCTTTGATTTCGGCTATCGCGGGCAAATGGCCGGCCCAGAGTAACACGAGCTCTGTTAGACACTAAATTTAACTACCCTAAAGGAGGAACAATACATGAGTAATCTTGGAGTATGGGAAACGGCTGAGCCGGGCGTTAAACGCTGTATCCTGAATGCGGCGGCCAGCCTGATGATGATGGAGGTTCATTTTGAGGAAGGGGCAGAGGGCTATGAGCACAGCCATCCGCATGAGCAGATGAGCTACTGCCTGCGCGGAAGCTTCACCTTCCGCATTGACGGCACGGAGCATCATGTAACCGCCGGCCAGAGCATTGCCATTCCTTCCAATGCCAAGCACGGCGTAACAGCCCTGGAAGCGGATTCCGCGCTGCTGGATGTGTTCACACCAATCCGTGAAGATCTGCTGAAGCGCTAGGCGTAGGCAGTAATTCTATAAGCTCCTTACAAAAAAACGGCCTCAACATCCCATGATCCATAGGTTGTTGAGGCCGTTTAGCGCTGCCTTGCGCAAGTATGCGAAGGGCAGCTCTGTTATGCTATTCCAAATTCGCATGCTTGCCGTACATATTCGTAGTCGTCTGGCCTGTCTGTTCCATCAGGCGGAGAATCACCGCATCATAGAACAGCAGCATGGTCTGCTCAAACAGGGAGGCCATCGGCTGAATGGTGCTGTAATTCCCGGTACTTTGATCTTTAGGTGATCCCGGCAGCTTTACGATCAGATCAGCCAGCCGGCCGATCGACGAATCCGGCGCTATCGTCACCGCAGCCACTGCGGCACCGATTGCCTTGGCCTTCTCGGCCATAGCAACCAGGCTCTTCGTTTCACCCGAGCCTGAGCCCAGTACCAGCACATCCCCCGGAGCAATACCCGGGGTCACCGTTTCGCCAACCACATAGGCATCGCGTCCGGCATGCATCAACCGCATGGCGAATGCCTTGCCCATCAGCCCCGAGCGGCCTGCGCCGGCTACGAATATTTTGCCTGAACGCTGCAGCAGCTCAGCGAATTGCTCTGCCTCACCGGGGGCAATCTGGCCCGCCGAACGCTGCAGCTCCTTTACGATTTCCTGCATGTAGCCTGCCGTATCCATCAGGAATCAGGCCTGGCTTACAAGGCGCTTCATTTCGGCTGCCGCAGCCTTTTGGTCGCTCTCGCCGGTGATGCCGCCGCCAACGATAACCAGATCAGGGCCTGCTGCAATCACTTCCGGCAGTGTAGCCAGTTTGATGCCGCCGGCAATTGCCGTTTTGGCCTGCTTCACGACACTCTTGATGGCGTTAAGGTCAGCAAAAGAGTTTTTGCCTTCAGCCTGGTGGTCATAACCGGAGTGTACGCAGACATAATCTACACCAAGCGCATCCACTTCAGCCGCTCTGGCTTTGATATCCTTAACATTGATCAGGTCAACGAGGATCTCTCTGCCGGTCTTCTTGGCTTCTTCAACAGCGCCTTTAATGGTGGAGTCATCGGAAACTCCCAGTACAGTTACAATATCCGCACCAGCTTCAGCCGCTTTCATGACTTCGTAGCCGCCTGCATCCATAATTTTCAGATCCGCAAGAACAGTCAGGTTAGGAAAAGCGTCCTTAATCGCTTTTACCGCGTGCAGCCCTTCGTTAATAACGATCGGTGTGCCGATTTCCACGATATCAATAAATTCAGCTACCTCCGAGACGATTTCCTTTGCTCCTTCGATACCCACGAGG
Coding sequences:
- a CDS encoding cupin domain-containing protein, which gives rise to MSNLGVWETAEPGVKRCILNAAASLMMMEVHFEEGAEGYEHSHPHEQMSYCLRGSFTFRIDGTEHHVTAGQSIAIPSNAKHGVTALEADSALLDVFTPIREDLLKR
- the hxlB gene encoding 6-phospho-3-hexuloisomerase; protein product: MDTAGYMQEIVKELQRSAGQIAPGEAEQFAELLQRSGKIFVAGAGRSGLMGKAFAMRLMHAGRDAYVVGETVTPGIAPGDVLVLGSGSGETKSLVAMAEKAKAIGAAVAAVTIAPDSSIGRLADLIVKLPGSPKDQSTGNYSTIQPMASLFEQTMLLFYDAVILRLMEQTGQTTTNMYGKHANLE
- the hxlA gene encoding 3-hexulose-6-phosphate synthase, with the translated sequence MKLQLALDLVGIEGAKEIVSEVAEFIDIVEIGTPIVINEGLHAVKAIKDAFPNLTVLADLKIMDAGGYEVMKAAEAGADIVTVLGVSDDSTIKGAVEEAKKTGREILVDLINVKDIKARAAEVDALGVDYVCVHSGYDHQAEGKNSFADLNAIKSVVKQAKTAIAGGIKLATLPEVIAAGPDLVIVGGGITGESDQKAAAAEMKRLVSQA